Proteins from a genomic interval of Luteibacter pinisoli:
- the panE gene encoding 2-dehydropantoate 2-reductase: MRILVLGAGGTGGYFGGRLAQAAIDVTFLVRPARAAVLDARGLVIRSPFGDATLAVKHVRAETVGDAGAFDLVLLSCKAYDLHSAIEAIDPAVGPDTAVLPILNGLAHYPLLDARFGAGQVIGGMCIISAGKGPDGEVIHFGNGASITFGERDGVARGGRCDALAAALTQAKIDHVHSTDITRDLWAKFTFLTTLAGATCLFRASIGDIVGTDDGRQLIEQLYNECLAVARESDQAVPDQARSMAWKVLTQEGSPLTASMLRDLESGQKIEGAHIVGDMLVRAHARGVRAPMLETAWAHLQAFEARKAREG, encoded by the coding sequence ATGCGTATCCTGGTCCTCGGCGCCGGCGGGACCGGCGGCTACTTCGGCGGTCGGCTTGCCCAGGCCGCCATCGATGTCACCTTCCTCGTCCGCCCTGCCCGCGCCGCGGTGCTGGACGCCAGGGGCCTGGTGATCCGCAGCCCTTTCGGCGACGCGACCCTCGCCGTGAAGCACGTCAGGGCGGAGACCGTTGGCGACGCCGGTGCGTTCGACCTGGTATTGCTGTCCTGCAAGGCCTACGACCTGCACTCGGCGATCGAGGCCATCGATCCGGCGGTCGGCCCGGACACCGCCGTGCTCCCCATCCTCAATGGCCTGGCGCACTACCCGCTGCTGGATGCGCGCTTCGGCGCCGGGCAGGTCATCGGTGGCATGTGCATTATCAGCGCCGGGAAAGGGCCTGATGGGGAAGTCATCCATTTCGGCAACGGCGCCTCGATCACCTTTGGCGAGCGCGATGGCGTGGCGCGCGGCGGCCGCTGCGACGCCCTGGCCGCGGCGCTGACCCAGGCGAAGATCGACCACGTCCATTCGACCGACATCACGCGCGACCTGTGGGCGAAGTTCACCTTCCTCACGACGCTCGCCGGCGCCACCTGCCTGTTCCGCGCCAGCATTGGCGACATCGTGGGCACCGACGACGGCCGCCAGCTCATCGAGCAGCTCTACAACGAGTGCCTGGCGGTGGCGCGCGAGTCGGACCAGGCGGTGCCGGACCAGGCCCGCTCCATGGCGTGGAAGGTGTTGACCCAGGAAGGCTCGCCGCTGACCGCGTCGATGCTGCGCGACCTGGAATCGGGCCAGAAGATTGAAGGGGCGCATATCGTCGGCGACATGCTGGTTCGCGCCCATGCACGCGGTGTCAGGGCACCGATGCTCGAGACCGCCTGGGCGCACCTGCAGGCCTTTGAAGCCCGCAAGGCGCGAGAGGGCTGA
- a CDS encoding peptidoglycan DD-metalloendopeptidase family protein yields the protein MRPLRPLAWAALTGVALVVAACGNLDPSRHSVVVTRPAGYQPASAAPHGAPSTPPPPGGSYHVVKGDTLYSIAFRNKVDFRDLAKWNNVDSSYTIWPGQELRLSPPGPAPAPTPPATHAAPVVAAVPPPAAHPSTPPPPPTGAPQPGFQAVSDADVAPAPATTTNTPVVVAGKPAESVVPPPAPPAAAPATTPPPVENPPASTPIVTSGATRNAGGISWRWPADGSLIKRFASGDAIPGIEIAGKSGDPVRAAADGVVVYSGNGLVGYGELVIIKHSDSFLSAYGHNRKRLVKEGEKVKGGQAVAEMGSSGATRDELQFQIRRDGNPVDPLQYLPPK from the coding sequence ATGCGTCCGCTTCGCCCACTGGCCTGGGCTGCGCTTACCGGCGTGGCGCTGGTCGTGGCCGCTTGCGGCAATCTCGATCCCAGCCGGCATTCCGTCGTGGTCACGCGGCCCGCGGGGTACCAGCCGGCGTCGGCCGCGCCGCATGGTGCGCCATCCACGCCGCCCCCGCCGGGTGGGTCGTACCACGTCGTGAAGGGCGACACCCTTTACAGCATCGCTTTCCGCAACAAGGTCGATTTCCGCGACCTGGCGAAGTGGAACAACGTCGACTCCTCGTACACCATCTGGCCGGGGCAGGAGCTGCGCCTGTCGCCGCCGGGCCCGGCGCCTGCACCGACGCCCCCGGCGACGCACGCTGCGCCGGTTGTCGCGGCGGTGCCCCCGCCGGCCGCTCATCCGTCCACGCCGCCTCCGCCGCCGACGGGTGCGCCGCAACCCGGGTTCCAGGCCGTGAGCGACGCCGACGTCGCGCCGGCACCGGCGACCACCACGAACACGCCGGTCGTGGTTGCTGGCAAGCCCGCCGAGTCCGTTGTCCCGCCACCGGCGCCGCCGGCTGCGGCACCGGCGACCACGCCGCCACCGGTAGAAAATCCGCCGGCGTCCACGCCGATCGTGACCAGTGGCGCCACGCGCAACGCGGGTGGCATCAGCTGGCGCTGGCCGGCCGATGGTTCGCTGATCAAGCGGTTCGCGTCAGGTGATGCGATTCCCGGTATCGAGATCGCCGGCAAGTCGGGTGACCCGGTTCGCGCGGCCGCCGATGGCGTGGTGGTGTACAGCGGCAATGGCCTGGTCGGCTATGGCGAGCTCGTCATCATCAAGCACAGCGACAGCTTCCTTTCCGCCTACGGCCACAACCGCAAGCGCCTGGTGAAGGAAGGCGAAAAGGTGAAGGGCGGCCAGGCCGTCGCCGAAATGGGTTCGTCGGGCGCGACGCGTGATGAGCTGCAGTTCCAGATCCGCCGCGACGGCAACCCGGTCGATCCGCTGCAGTACCTGCCGCCGAAGTAA
- a CDS encoding YqaA family protein produces MRLFGSLYERAITWARHRHAVRYLAGLSFAEAFIFPIMPEVMLAPMMLAEPRKAFRFANWSLLFSLLGSLVGYALGHYAYEALKPLLASLHLLSHIEEGVGSLRQDMQAHALGLYIVLAMAALQPVVPMKFVTWASGIVGVPLLPFLICMLIGRGKRVWLLAILVRLFGERAEQALRKHIEWIGWAVIVVIILLAAWWFLLR; encoded by the coding sequence ATGCGGCTGTTCGGATCGCTTTACGAGCGTGCCATCACCTGGGCACGCCACCGCCACGCGGTGCGCTATCTCGCAGGGCTTTCGTTCGCCGAAGCCTTTATTTTCCCGATCATGCCCGAGGTGATGCTCGCGCCGATGATGCTGGCCGAGCCGCGCAAGGCATTCCGCTTCGCGAACTGGAGCCTGCTGTTTTCGCTGCTGGGTTCGCTGGTGGGTTACGCGTTGGGCCACTACGCCTACGAGGCGCTGAAGCCGCTGCTGGCCTCCCTGCACCTGCTGTCGCACATCGAGGAAGGCGTGGGCAGCCTGCGCCAGGATATGCAGGCGCACGCGCTCGGCCTCTACATCGTCCTGGCGATGGCGGCCCTGCAGCCCGTGGTGCCCATGAAGTTCGTCACCTGGGCATCGGGCATCGTCGGCGTGCCGCTGCTGCCGTTCCTCATCTGCATGCTGATCGGTCGCGGCAAGCGGGTCTGGCTGCTGGCGATCCTCGTCCGGCTGTTCGGTGAACGGGCCGAGCAGGCGCTGCGCAAACACATTGAGTGGATAGGCTGGGCTGTTATCGTAGTGATCATCCTCCTGGCTGCCTGGTGGTTCCTGCTGCGATGA
- a CDS encoding protein-L-isoaspartate(D-aspartate) O-methyltransferase: MTSQRARDRLVAKLVEEGIRDERVLEVIRHLPRHHFIDQALHSRAYENTALPIGHGQTISQPWIVARMTEALIERGVPERVLEIGTGSGYQAAVLAGIVPTVYTVERIEELLRQARRRFRQLGIENLRSRHDDGKLGWPSDAPFDGIILTAAGDRIPVQLLDQLKPGGVLVAPVGSPSQQVLVRLSKDDKGDVIREELGAVSFVPLLGGIG; the protein is encoded by the coding sequence ATGACCTCCCAGCGCGCGCGCGACCGCCTGGTGGCGAAGCTGGTCGAGGAAGGCATTCGCGACGAGCGCGTGCTCGAGGTGATCCGCCACCTGCCTCGCCATCATTTCATCGACCAGGCGCTGCACTCGCGCGCTTACGAGAACACCGCGTTACCCATCGGGCATGGGCAGACCATCTCCCAGCCGTGGATCGTGGCGCGCATGACGGAGGCGCTGATCGAGCGCGGCGTGCCCGAGCGTGTGCTCGAAATCGGCACGGGTTCGGGTTACCAGGCGGCCGTCCTGGCCGGCATCGTGCCCACCGTCTATACGGTGGAACGTATCGAGGAGCTGCTGCGCCAGGCGCGCCGCCGCTTCCGCCAGCTCGGCATCGAAAACCTGCGTTCGCGCCACGACGACGGCAAGCTCGGCTGGCCGTCCGACGCACCGTTCGACGGCATCATCCTCACCGCCGCGGGTGACCGCATTCCCGTGCAGCTGCTCGACCAGCTCAAGCCGGGCGGCGTGCTGGTTGCTCCCGTGGGCAGCCCCAGCCAGCAGGTGCTGGTACGGTTGTCCAAGGACGACAAGGGCGACGTCATCCGCGAAGAACTTGGCGCGGTCAGCTTTGTTCCGCTTCTGGGCGGCATCGGTTGA
- the surE gene encoding 5'/3'-nucleotidase SurE: protein MQVLVSNDDGVEAPGIRVLAERLAGFGTVTVVAPDRDRSGASNSLTLDAPIRVHRLDDGRYRVAGTPTDCVHLALSGLLDHEIDIVVSGINNCANLGDDVIYSGTVSAAMEGRFLGLPAIAVSLVTKEGSGHHFESAANAVLMLVRRLVVDPLPADTILNVNVPDLPWDEIRGFEVTRLGKRHRSAPAIRSEDPRGRTMWWIGPPGKIDDAGPGTDFNAVSRGYVSVSPIHTDLTRFQALEKVSSWMLSLSSSMDNEEAA from the coding sequence ATGCAAGTTCTGGTTAGCAACGACGACGGCGTAGAGGCTCCGGGTATCCGGGTCCTGGCCGAGCGTCTTGCCGGTTTTGGCACGGTGACGGTGGTCGCACCCGACCGTGACCGTTCCGGCGCGAGCAACTCGCTCACCCTTGATGCGCCCATCCGCGTGCATCGCCTGGATGACGGCCGTTACCGTGTCGCCGGCACGCCGACGGACTGCGTGCACCTGGCGCTGTCGGGCCTGCTGGACCACGAGATCGACATCGTCGTTTCGGGCATCAACAACTGCGCCAACCTTGGCGACGACGTGATTTATTCGGGCACCGTCTCGGCCGCGATGGAAGGGCGCTTCCTCGGCCTGCCCGCCATCGCCGTGTCCCTGGTGACGAAGGAAGGCTCCGGCCACCACTTCGAGTCCGCCGCCAACGCGGTGCTGATGCTGGTGCGCCGCCTCGTGGTCGACCCGCTGCCCGCCGACACCATCCTCAACGTGAACGTGCCCGACCTGCCGTGGGATGAGATCCGTGGCTTCGAGGTCACCCGCCTGGGCAAGCGCCACCGCTCGGCGCCGGCCATCCGCAGCGAGGACCCGCGTGGCCGCACGATGTGGTGGATCGGCCCGCCGGGAAAGATCGACGACGCCGGCCCCGGCACCGATTTCAACGCCGTCAGCCGTGGCTACGTTTCCGTTTCGCCGATCCATACCGACCTCACGCGCTTCCAGGCGCTGGAGAAGGTGAGTAGCTGGATGCTCTCGCTGTCCTCGTCGATGGATAACGAGGAGGCGGCGTAA
- a CDS encoding Smr/MutS family protein encodes MKRRSPAVHDDDSRLFREAIGDVRPVVVAETAPERPRPEPVPFMRDADEAAVPADSLLFDYDPAELEVGEELSYLRDGYPPKLLKQLKRGQFSIQAEVDLHQMNAAAAQLTIADFLAECRRDGIRCVRIIHGKGLRSKAAGPVLKGLTDRLLRRRDDVVAFASARPMQGGTGAVIVLLKG; translated from the coding sequence ATGAAGCGACGCAGCCCCGCGGTGCATGACGACGACAGCCGCCTGTTTCGCGAGGCGATCGGCGACGTTCGCCCCGTGGTCGTGGCAGAAACGGCGCCAGAGCGCCCGCGCCCCGAGCCCGTGCCGTTCATGCGCGACGCGGACGAGGCGGCTGTGCCGGCGGACTCGTTACTGTTCGATTACGACCCCGCCGAACTGGAAGTGGGCGAAGAATTATCGTATCTGCGCGACGGCTACCCGCCCAAACTGTTGAAACAGCTCAAGCGTGGCCAGTTCAGCATCCAGGCCGAGGTCGACCTGCACCAGATGAACGCGGCAGCCGCCCAGCTCACCATTGCGGACTTCCTGGCCGAATGCCGGCGCGACGGCATCCGTTGCGTGCGGATCATCCACGGCAAGGGCCTGCGCTCGAAGGCCGCCGGCCCGGTGCTGAAGGGACTGACCGACCGCTTGCTGCGGCGACGCGACGACGTGGTCGCCTTCGCCTCGGCCCGCCCCATGCAGGGCGGCACCGGTGCGGTCATCGTGCTGCTGAAGGGCTGA
- the truD gene encoding tRNA pseudouridine(13) synthase TruD — MSEYELPFAFGAPPLRARLRAQPEDFFVEEILGYEPDGAGEHAFVLVEKRGQNTDWVAREVAKFAGIAPMNVGYAGMKDRHAVTRQVFTVQLPGKADPDWAAFPHADVTLTALGRHSRKIKRGALRGNRFVLVLRDVEGERAEAEGRLAAIAARGVPNYFGEQRFGLGGNNVEQARAMFKGRRVDRDKRSILLSAARSHIFNGVLAERVASGTWDSAMDGEIWGLDGSRSWFGPEAFNDTLAERLGRFDIHPTGPLWGSGDTPAGGEVAALENRIAERDGDLAAGLIGARMDQERRALRLKPADFAWRWLDDGALEVTFSLPAGAYATTVVREIAVTG, encoded by the coding sequence ATGAGTGAGTACGAACTGCCCTTCGCCTTCGGCGCCCCGCCGCTGCGCGCACGCCTGCGAGCCCAGCCTGAGGATTTCTTCGTGGAAGAGATCCTCGGTTACGAGCCCGATGGCGCGGGCGAGCACGCGTTCGTGCTGGTGGAAAAGCGTGGCCAGAACACCGACTGGGTGGCCCGTGAAGTCGCGAAGTTCGCCGGCATCGCGCCGATGAACGTGGGCTACGCAGGCATGAAGGACCGCCACGCGGTCACCCGTCAGGTCTTCACCGTGCAGCTGCCCGGCAAGGCGGACCCGGACTGGGCGGCGTTTCCGCACGCGGACGTGACGCTCACGGCGCTGGGGCGGCATTCGCGCAAGATCAAGCGCGGCGCCTTGCGCGGTAATCGTTTCGTGCTGGTGCTGCGCGACGTCGAAGGCGAGCGTGCGGAAGCCGAGGGTCGCCTGGCGGCGATCGCGGCGCGCGGCGTGCCCAATTATTTCGGCGAGCAGCGCTTCGGTCTCGGTGGCAACAACGTCGAGCAGGCCCGCGCCATGTTCAAGGGCCGGCGCGTGGATCGCGACAAGCGCTCCATCCTGCTCTCCGCGGCGCGCTCGCACATCTTCAATGGCGTCCTGGCCGAACGCGTGGCGTCCGGCACGTGGGATTCGGCGATGGACGGCGAGATCTGGGGCCTGGACGGCTCGCGCTCGTGGTTCGGCCCGGAGGCCTTCAACGACACGCTCGCCGAGCGCCTGGGCCGGTTCGACATCCACCCGACCGGTCCGCTGTGGGGCAGTGGCGACACGCCCGCGGGTGGCGAGGTCGCTGCGCTCGAGAACCGCATCGCCGAACGGGATGGCGACCTGGCCGCCGGCCTTATTGGCGCGCGGATGGATCAGGAGCGCCGGGCGCTTCGTCTCAAACCGGCTGATTTCGCCTGGCGCTGGCTCGACGACGGTGCGTTGGAAGTGACGTTCTCGCTACCGGCCGGCGCGTACGCCACCACGGTCGTCCGCGAGATCGCGGTGACGGGGTAA
- the mgtE gene encoding magnesium transporter has translation MSELDARTSTPRLQDRLEAVNDLLRRREALVALAATTPAGDADALEAVDAALQARLDDIHPADLADVLESLPLADRLAVWQRVRSDRDGEILLEVSDSVRESLIADMDDREILAAVEPLDADELADLVDDLPTEVLPELMASLDAQERERVQAAMSYDDDKVGALMDFDMVTIREDISLEVVLRYLRRFDELPAQTDKLFVVNADHVLTGVLPLHWLLVNSPDKMVHQIMAPDVNTFRPEDDAYDVAQAFERYDLVTAPVVDAHMRLIGRIAVDAMIDLIREEGEAEALSRGGLREEEDIFASVWKSVRNRWAWLATNLVTAFIASRVIGLFEHSIERLVALAALMPIVAGIGGNSGNQTITMIVRAMALEQVSVAQAGRLWRKELCVALINGLVWGGVIGVVAWLLYDSISLGMVMTAAMTLNLLLAAFMGVGIPMLMTKLGRDPALGSSVLITAMTDSGGFFIFLGLATLFLM, from the coding sequence GTGAGCGAACTCGACGCCCGCACGTCGACACCACGCCTGCAGGATCGCCTGGAGGCGGTCAATGACCTGCTGCGCCGGCGCGAGGCGCTGGTGGCGCTGGCGGCGACGACGCCCGCCGGCGATGCCGACGCACTGGAGGCGGTCGACGCGGCGTTGCAGGCCAGGCTCGACGACATCCATCCGGCAGACCTGGCCGACGTGCTGGAATCCCTGCCGCTGGCCGATCGCCTTGCCGTGTGGCAGCGCGTGCGCAGCGACCGCGATGGCGAAATCCTGCTCGAGGTGTCGGATTCCGTCCGCGAATCGCTGATCGCGGACATGGACGACCGCGAGATCCTCGCTGCCGTCGAACCGCTCGATGCAGACGAACTCGCCGACCTGGTCGACGACCTGCCCACCGAGGTGCTGCCGGAACTGATGGCCAGCCTCGACGCGCAGGAGCGCGAGCGCGTCCAGGCCGCCATGTCCTACGACGACGACAAGGTCGGCGCGTTGATGGACTTCGACATGGTCACCATCCGCGAAGACATCAGTCTCGAGGTGGTGCTGCGTTACCTGCGCCGCTTCGACGAGCTGCCGGCGCAGACGGACAAGCTGTTCGTCGTCAACGCCGACCATGTGCTCACCGGCGTGCTGCCGCTGCACTGGCTGCTGGTGAATTCGCCGGACAAGATGGTGCATCAGATCATGGCGCCGGACGTGAACACGTTTCGCCCCGAAGATGACGCCTATGACGTGGCCCAGGCCTTCGAGCGCTACGACCTGGTGACGGCGCCGGTGGTTGACGCCCACATGCGCCTGATCGGCCGCATCGCCGTGGACGCCATGATCGACCTGATCCGCGAAGAGGGCGAGGCGGAAGCGCTGTCGCGCGGTGGCCTGCGCGAAGAGGAGGACATCTTCGCCTCGGTGTGGAAGTCCGTGCGCAATCGCTGGGCCTGGCTGGCGACCAACCTGGTCACCGCCTTCATCGCCTCGCGCGTCATCGGCCTGTTCGAGCACTCGATCGAGCGCCTGGTGGCGTTGGCCGCGCTGATGCCCATCGTCGCCGGTATCGGCGGTAACTCGGGCAACCAGACCATCACCATGATCGTCCGCGCCATGGCGCTGGAGCAGGTGAGCGTGGCGCAAGCGGGTCGCCTGTGGCGCAAGGAGCTGTGCGTCGCGCTGATCAACGGCCTCGTCTGGGGTGGCGTGATTGGCGTCGTCGCCTGGCTGCTCTACGACAGCATCTCGCTGGGCATGGTGATGACGGCGGCGATGACGCTGAACCTCTTGCTGGCCGCCTTCATGGGCGTGGGGATTCCCATGCTGATGACGAAACTCGGCCGCGACCCTGCGCTGGGCTCCAGCGTGCTGATCACGGCCATGACCGACAGCGGCGGCTTTTTTATCTTCCTTGGCCTGGCCACGTTGTTCCTGATGTAA
- the ispF gene encoding 2-C-methyl-D-erythritol 2,4-cyclodiphosphate synthase — protein MIRIGQGFDVHAFGEGDHVMLGGVRVPHKQGVLAHSDGDVVLHALCDALLGALALGDIGKHFPPSDDKWRGADSRTFVRAVRELVRERGYVLGNADMTVICEAPKVLPHAEAMRANIAEDLGVDVDRISIKATTTETLGFTGRREGIAALASVLVQPA, from the coding sequence ATGATCCGCATCGGACAGGGATTCGACGTGCATGCCTTCGGCGAAGGCGACCACGTGATGCTCGGCGGCGTCCGCGTGCCGCACAAGCAGGGCGTGCTGGCGCATTCCGATGGCGACGTGGTCCTCCATGCCCTGTGCGATGCCTTGCTCGGCGCGCTGGCGCTGGGTGACATCGGCAAGCATTTCCCGCCCTCGGACGACAAGTGGCGCGGCGCGGATAGCCGTACCTTCGTGCGCGCCGTGCGCGAACTGGTGCGCGAGCGCGGCTACGTGCTCGGCAATGCCGACATGACCGTGATCTGCGAGGCGCCCAAGGTGCTGCCGCACGCCGAGGCCATGCGCGCGAACATCGCCGAGGATCTCGGCGTGGACGTCGATCGCATCAGCATCAAGGCCACCACCACGGAAACCCTCGGGTTCACCGGTCGCCGCGAAGGCATCGCCGCGCTGGCGAGCGTGCTGGTCCAGCCCGCGTGA
- the ispD gene encoding 2-C-methyl-D-erythritol 4-phosphate cytidylyltransferase: MDALWCVIPAAGKGVRAGGDRPKQYQHVAGRPLLDHTLERLAAHPLIAGLMVVIAADDLHFAAVDHVHGKPLLTTVGGSERSHSVLAGLDALPSSVADDALVLVHDAARPCVRADDITRLVTLAGQGAGGLLGAPLRDTLKRADGEGHSAGTEPREGRWRAFTPQMFRRAELARALRLAADAGIVVSDEAMAMERAGATPLLVEGSEDNIKVTTPADFALAEFLLGRTR, translated from the coding sequence ATGGACGCCCTCTGGTGCGTGATTCCGGCGGCCGGCAAGGGCGTCCGGGCCGGTGGTGACCGGCCCAAGCAATACCAGCACGTGGCCGGAAGGCCACTGCTGGACCACACACTGGAGCGCCTTGCGGCACATCCGCTGATCGCCGGCCTGATGGTGGTGATCGCCGCGGATGACCTGCATTTCGCCGCCGTGGATCACGTGCACGGCAAGCCGTTGCTCACCACGGTGGGCGGCAGCGAACGCAGCCATTCCGTGCTGGCCGGCCTCGACGCGTTGCCATCCTCCGTGGCCGACGACGCCCTGGTGCTGGTGCACGATGCGGCGCGGCCGTGCGTGCGTGCCGACGACATCACCCGTCTCGTGACGCTGGCCGGGCAGGGTGCGGGTGGCCTCCTGGGCGCACCGCTGCGCGATACGCTCAAACGCGCGGATGGCGAGGGCCACAGCGCCGGTACGGAACCGCGCGAGGGCCGCTGGCGCGCCTTTACCCCACAGATGTTTCGCCGCGCCGAACTGGCGCGTGCACTTCGCCTTGCCGCCGATGCCGGTATCGTGGTCAGCGACGAGGCCATGGCGATGGAGCGCGCAGGCGCCACACCGTTGCTGGTCGAAGGATCGGAAGACAATATCAAGGTGACCACGCCGGCGGACTTCGCGCTGGCGGAGTTCCTGCTCGGGAGAACAAGATGA
- the ftsB gene encoding cell division protein FtsB has translation MLRWVGLILVVILIALQLKLWVGGGGMAEVDSLRAAVKTQTEENATLQKRNEALAADVEDLKHGEQATEARARQELGLIKQGETFYQVVEPGAATSAPPTPPPVTAGDQ, from the coding sequence ATCCTGCGCTGGGTCGGCCTGATCCTCGTCGTCATCCTCATCGCGCTGCAGCTGAAGCTGTGGGTCGGCGGTGGGGGGATGGCCGAGGTGGATTCACTGCGGGCGGCGGTCAAGACCCAGACCGAGGAAAACGCCACGTTGCAAAAGCGCAACGAAGCCCTCGCGGCTGACGTGGAAGACCTGAAGCATGGCGAGCAGGCCACCGAGGCCCGTGCTCGCCAGGAACTGGGCCTGATCAAGCAGGGTGAGACGTTCTACCAGGTGGTGGAGCCGGGGGCCGCGACCAGCGCGCCGCCGACCCCGCCGCCCGTGACCGCTGGCGACCAGTAA
- the eno gene encoding phosphopyruvate hydratase: protein MTTSITKIHAREILDSRGNPTLEAEVTLADGSFGRAAVPSGASTGVREAVELRDGDKSRYGGKGVTKAVGNVNTTIAKALAGYDAADQKGLDAKLIALDGTDNKSNLGANALLAVSMAAAHAVAASKKQPLWQYLMVDGGGSLPVPMMNIINGGAHADNNVDVQEFMVLPVGAPTFAEALRHGAEIFHALKSVLKGRGLNTSVGDEGGFAPNLKSNVEALDTILEAVNKAGFKVGSDILLGLDVASSEFFKNGKYDLEGEGKVFTPEQWVDTLASWAKQYPIVTIEDGMAEGDWDGWAHLTKVVDGAIQLVGDDLFVTNPKIFQEGIDKKIANAILIKVNQIGTLSETLEAIAMADRAKYAAIVSHRSGETEDTTISDIAVATTATQIKTGSLCRTDRVAKYNQLLRIEEALGAKAKYAGRHAFPNLTKLPG from the coding sequence ATGACCACTTCGATCACCAAGATCCACGCCCGCGAAATCCTCGACTCGCGCGGTAACCCCACCCTCGAAGCCGAAGTCACCCTGGCCGACGGTTCGTTCGGCCGCGCGGCCGTGCCCAGCGGCGCGTCTACCGGCGTCCGCGAAGCCGTGGAGCTGCGCGACGGCGACAAGAGCCGCTACGGCGGCAAGGGCGTGACCAAGGCCGTCGGCAACGTCAACACCACCATCGCCAAGGCGCTGGCCGGTTACGACGCCGCGGACCAGAAGGGCCTGGATGCCAAGCTGATCGCCCTCGACGGGACGGACAACAAGAGCAACCTCGGTGCCAACGCGCTGCTGGCCGTGTCGATGGCTGCTGCGCATGCCGTCGCCGCCTCGAAGAAGCAGCCGCTGTGGCAGTACCTGATGGTGGACGGTGGTGGCTCGCTGCCGGTGCCGATGATGAACATCATCAACGGTGGCGCGCATGCCGATAACAACGTCGACGTGCAGGAATTCATGGTGCTGCCGGTCGGCGCACCCACCTTCGCCGAAGCGCTGCGCCACGGCGCGGAAATCTTCCACGCGCTGAAGTCGGTGCTGAAGGGCCGCGGCCTCAATACCTCGGTGGGCGACGAGGGCGGCTTCGCGCCGAACCTGAAGTCGAACGTCGAAGCGCTGGACACGATCCTGGAAGCGGTCAACAAGGCCGGCTTCAAGGTCGGCAGCGACATCCTGCTCGGCCTCGACGTCGCCAGCTCGGAGTTCTTCAAGAACGGCAAGTACGACCTCGAAGGCGAAGGCAAGGTCTTCACCCCGGAACAGTGGGTGGACACGCTGGCCTCGTGGGCGAAGCAGTACCCGATCGTCACCATCGAAGACGGCATGGCCGAAGGCGACTGGGACGGCTGGGCGCACCTGACCAAGGTCGTGGACGGCGCGATCCAGCTGGTCGGCGACGATCTGTTCGTCACCAACCCGAAGATCTTCCAGGAAGGCATCGACAAGAAGATTGCCAACGCCATCCTGATCAAGGTCAACCAGATCGGCACGCTGTCCGAAACGCTCGAAGCCATCGCCATGGCCGACCGCGCGAAGTACGCCGCCATCGTGTCGCACCGCTCGGGCGAAACCGAAGACACCACGATTTCGGACATCGCCGTGGCGACCACCGCGACCCAGATCAAGACCGGTTCGCTGTGCCGTACCGACCGCGTGGCCAAGTACAACCAGCTGCTGCGGATCGAGGAAGCGCTGGGCGCGAAGGCGAAGTACGCCGGCCGCCACGCGTTCCCGAACCTGACCAAGCTGCCGGGCTAA